DNA sequence from the Schistocerca americana isolate TAMUIC-IGC-003095 chromosome 2, iqSchAmer2.1, whole genome shotgun sequence genome:
CTTACGGACGTACATTCAATAGATCTCATTTGTTAGTTATCCCATCAGCGATGGTTTCCCCAGTTCATCTGCATAGTTAAAATCATTCTTTGTCTATCGCTTAATTATGTCTATGCTGGCGTTGTATGTATGGTGGAAATTCAAAAAGAGAACTGTGAAAAAAGTTAAGTTGAGAATCAGTAATGAGTTTAGATGATGAATGTACTGGGTCGTAGGATCATTCCGTATTAATGTTGTTAGGTGTGCTATGGAAAGAGACGAAGCATGCAGTAGCACATAAAAGTTAAAAATAGTGTACATCCTGAGGAACATTATACAGAAACCTAAGTAGTTGCTCTAGTAATATTTTAAGCGAATATTACTTACGAAAACTTGCGTAATTTTAGAGTATAGGTCCACATCGAAAAATAGCCTCTGATCAACTAGGACACGTTTGTTGAGGTCTTTCGGGTAGAGAGAGTCATCCTTTCCATACTTCGAGACGAGGTACATGGCAATAGCACGGCtgtaataagaaaatcagaggttAATGTTTAACGAAGGGAAGAGTAAAAATTTAATGAAAGGGATGAATAAAATGCATATTTCAGcaatcagctgcttttattttaaacccaaatatcaaccggtttcagtcttgaaccatcttcacggataagggttGAGATTGTTTAAGCCACCATATTACATTAGTCATTTCTAAAATAATGCGTAATGCGTGCCATGGATATAAATGTGTGGCACACTACATTTAGAAACAAACATACGAATACTAAATGTACGTTTCAAAAAAACGGTGTCCTCACAGCCACAAGtgtgacaagtgactgtttttTCTATAATGCCCAAATTTTTAGGTGTCcagaaagacaaaagcaactttatGTAAACATTTGCACAGGACATTTTATTGGTACAGGTGGAGCCATGGAAATAGCAAGAGTAAAGACCCGTTTTGGACGCACTCAAACGTATTATGATGTCCGTTACATCAGTTACTTAGGTGATGGAAACAGCAAAGTCTATGGAGATTTGCTAGAAATAAAGAAACTTGAGTGTGTGGGGCATGTGTAGAAGAGAAGGGGGGCTCGTCTTCATGAACTGAAGTCGTCGCTAGGGAAAACTTGCCTTAGTGATGGGAAACCAACTGGTGCCAAAGATGGACTGACAATACCGGCTATAAAGAAATTCCAAGATTATTATGGTTTAGGAATTAGGCCAAAATACTTTTTGTGTAGATCCAATGAAGAAAGCTGTATGGTCAGTGGATTTTCTTACACTGTCCAACACTGATGAATCTCAAGACGGATTGTGCCTGGCAGTTGTGCAAAGCTAGTGCAAATATAATAAGGGTTTAGTAACTGGTGAAAAATATAATAACTGAAAGAGTCTGCCTTTGCAATTACGGAGCCAGTAAAACAAGTATTCAGAGACTTGGCAAACACTGATCTACTTCGAAAGTGTTTGTATAGAAGACCACAAAATACAAACGAGTCTGTGAAAAATGTCTTTTTGATTCGTTTACCCAAAAGTGTGTTTGTGGTCTTACCCACTTTACACTGTGGGGTGTATGATGCCTTTGCTACTTTCAATCAAAGAAACAtcagtaaatgtgaaatgctgcaatCTCTAGGATTAGGTGTAAGTTGTCGCACTGCTGAGATAATTAGAGATTTGGATAGCGAGAGACTGATAAATGCAGAAAACAAGCTAAAAATGTACGATAGGTATGCAAGATCAACTAAAAAAGGTGCCAAGGCAGAATGTCTTTATGTCTCAACTTTTGACTTCGTTTTCCATAGGTTTATTTTTTCGATACAAAAggtacattttctctctttctaCTCAATAAAGAAAGCTGAAATTTTCAGGATATACTCAAACACACATTTTGCATCGCATGCAGAAGCTTTTTTAATATTAACAGAGACGTTTTTAACATTATCTCAGGCAAATAGAactgaagtttaaaagaaaaaaTCAGTCTCAGAGAAAAACATTTATATCTTTCTTTATAAGTGATAATATTAAATTCCTACAACTTCAACATTTACACAGTGTATTTATTATtcctaaaatttcaaaaatttttgttgcttatTTTCTGAGATAAGGTACCTTATACACAACCTGGTTTTACATTATCCAGATAGGGCATTTCGTTTCGCCCACATAAAGTACTAGGAGAAcctacatatttggaaacatataCACACTATTTTTCCTTAACTTTTTACTGCCTCATTCAGTGCTGACCTAGTCAGAGGTTCCACACGGAGAAGAAATATTTGGCAGTTCTTTTTTCCGTTTTACGAGACTAATCGTATAACAGAAATTTATCAACGTGCTCTCATTTTCTCACATATGTTAATTCAAGCTCACCTTTCAGAAATGAATAAACCATTGTCTTCCAGCGCTGGGATTTTGTGCTGCGGGAATTTCTGAAACAGATGCAAAAGATGAACAATAGGAGGAAAAGTAAATACTATCAAAGGACATTGCTCTGAGAAATACCTATATTGCAATCCAGTAATAATAACTAGTGCACAATGGAAAGTGGGAgcgaagttaatttttcagtatgcTACCTTCCGTCCAAAAAGTTACGGGACTGAATTTATTCTGGACGAATAAGCGACATCAGTGAAGAAATTACGGTgggagcttgaactaacaactttcAAAGAACGGATGTGCCCTTCTGCAGTGTCGTCGAGTATCGACAGCGGCGCAAGAAATATCGACCACCGCAAAGACACTGCACAGCGGAGCGGTATCACAAGGCGCCAATGAGATGCCAGGAAGAAGCCGTGCCTCCCGTGGTTACAAGGCCCCACCGCCGCGCCTCTGCCATGAACTAGCATCAGGAGAGACCTGGACAGTTCTGTTCGAGGTCGGATCCTGCCAACTTCCAGGAAATTCATATCGAAGTGGCGTCGTTGTGCAGCTCGCCGTGCGGCAGCCCGTGTCAACTGTCAGGGAGTGAAGAGACAACGGTCTCTTGTGTGCTGCGCCAACGCTATTAGAACTGCGTCAACAAGTGTCTGCGAATTTGTCTTTTCTAGTGTCTGTAGTGCAGCCACAGTGCGGCCATTCTGAACTTGTATCAATTCGCCACTCAGTAATCGTGACTCTTTTAGTGTGTTCTAAACCGCAAGTCCACGTGTACAGCTTCATAGCTACAGCCGACCCTGACGAGCAAAGGTAAGTCTATtttgtaattaatagtatttcttATTCAGAATGCTCTAATTAACTGTATTGTTACTAGCTGCCTCAGAGGCCAAGAAGTGGGACACAACACCTTCGACCAAtctgttgtgagcaggcagtgttaagtagtgaacGTCAGGAAAAAGTGTATCTAGATACTTGTTTTGCAATGGACTAAGAACTAAAcgtccctaaataaaatgttcaagctgAACAACAGCCTGAATAAGGACATGGTTGTATAATGTTCTATTCGTTTAATAAAGTATGGGGAAGACTATGTAGAACACTTAAATCATTAAAACCATCATcataacttttttatattttttaataataaaaaaatgttcaaatgtgtttgaaatcttatgggacttaactgctaaggccattagtccctaatcttacactacttaacctaaattatcctaaggacaaacacacacacccatgcccgaggaaggactcgaacctccgccaggaccagccgcacagaccgtgactgcagcgcctgagaccgctcggctaatcccgcgtggcaaaaaTCCAATCTCTAAACCTTTTGGACAGACGGGGTACATGTAATATCACTGAAATAGGTAAGAAACTTTACCTCGAGCATTTCCGGTGTTCGCATTTCTTTAGTAATTTCTTTTATATTCACTATTTTCAGCTCCACTCCAATAATATTGGCTATAAGGCGGACGAAGCGACTAGGAGTGCTCAGCGCGTTGCTGTAGAGTGTAGGCGGGGCCATTCTGATGTCCTGAAGATCAGAGCGAGAGGTGATGTTGTTCTGCTGCTGAAAAAGAATTTCTTTCATTCGTGTGTATCTATGTCAGCCAGGTATTTTACAAGGGGTGGTGTGTGACACTTTCACATTGTTTGTGATACATACTTTTTTCAGTGACCGAAATAAAAGTGAATGGTTTACCGGTACTTTATTATTTAGATTGGTCTTGTCAATGTTAAAAAGGAGTAATTCGTCAcgaaattttattacaaatttctCTCCACTGGTTGTGAACTCTTGAACCTACTGTCCTAATGTCCAGTTGCTTTTTTTTCTACTACCAGAAAAATTGAAATTACGAGTATGATTATCATTTATTAGATCGAAGTATTGCAACAGTCAACCGTCGACTTCATTGCAAGGTGCTTGGAAGACTTACAAATCATAAAGTCACACGGATTATACTTTGGGATTCGCTGCTTTGAAATCACCAAAAATCATTGGGAAAGAACAACGTCGTTGTATTGGAAAGTATTGTCCACGCAGTATGTGCCACGTTTAGTTCCTTGAAACTCTTTGCCTTCCTCtgaaatttaaagaaagaaaatttcccTAACAGAGTTTAGTAGCAGAGGAAATGCAGGCAAAGTAATGTGGTTAGAAAAGGTTTTGCCAGATTGTATTGTGTCATTTTCTCTATGGACGACAATAGAAGGAAGGAAATTTCAGGAGGTGGAgagatttaaatacctgggagaacgGATAAAACTTGGACTGACAGAAAAGGAAGCCAAAGAAGAAcgaataaacaaaattaatttatcATACAAACTAACTATTAACATCTACAATAGGAAGAATATTGCGATCAATGCAAAACTGAGAAATTTCCTGGCAGTGATCCACCCTGAAGCCTTTTCCGCAGCAGAAAATCTTAACCTAATAAGAACAGGAGTACTTAAGAGACTAGAACTTGTGGAGCGAAAGATTCTCAGGTGGATATTGGGACCGTGAAGAACAGAAGATGGTCAGTTTAGAAGACGAACTTACGAAGAACAGTGTATACCACACTAGAGAAAATGTCAGACCTAACCAGCAAAAGAAGGAGCGTGTTTCTTTCGACACATCCTTAGAATGGACCAGAGGAACACAGCAAATAATACAGTTTCTgatcatcaagagaaacaaaatacGGTGGTGCGAAAGTATTTGGAAGAAATGGGAATACGCTAACCAGAAATGTACAGCAGggtgatttttaaattaaaaaaaaagaccagGTTTTCACGCGTTTCGAGGGCAGAACTAGACCCAGAACAAAATCATCATGGTCAAAGAGCGAAGAAGGTTGCAAAGTATGAGAATAAAAAAATACTGGACAAGGAGAAAGGCCACAAGAAATGAAGCTGACGTGAATTAACGTGGTCCACAGATGGCCAGACAaaacgaagaagaggaagaaagaaagTATGCAAAGATGAAACAGCTTTCCCAGCTGGTTGGCTTGGCAAGGAGCACCCACTACCCTGACCACAGCTCTGACTTTGGCTAAAGTATCGAACTGATCTCCTGCTACAGGCGTAATGCGACCTTGTCATCACAGTTGCAGTAGAGCAAATCAAGTGTGATGACGGATTAAAGATGGAAAGGGGTAGTAGAACTGGTTGACTGACAGTGTTTTGCAGTTTTCAGATATCCAGCTGTCCAGCGTCTAACATAACCAGTCTGTTACGGCGTACAGTGGAGTAAGACAAACATAGACCTTCAGCCGCTAGGTAGTAGCACCTCCTTGGAGCACTCAACAAAACGTCAAATGCCTTGCGAATAATAGTGAAATGAGTCTGACTTACACCACAGCGTTCTCAAGCTTCATTAACAAATCAGACAAACTACACACTAGCACAATGGATACAGCAGTGATGAAATGCGTGATATTCTTTATGATAGTGATGACGGTGGTGCAGATAAGGACTAAAATTCTCATTGGGAAAAGAAAATGAAGATATATGCACCTTAACTACTGTTTTACAGAAAGCCCTCCCATTTCCAAAACTAATAGTGTCTGAGGTATACTTCTGTGGAAACATTTACTGTCACAAGCTCTGGGTGAATGATACAGGGAAAAATTTAGGGTACATGTACGTATGGGATGAGCccacaggaagcaggaaatcacaaGAAATCTCTGCTTGCTAACCAAGTACagaaaaaacaatcctgtaaaTGCATAATTAATATATACAATATTAATGTAGCTTTAAATGCAATGAAATTGACACAAGAAACGAGTGTAGACATCACTGATTTAAAGTTCGCGGTTTCAGGGGCTCTATCTGCCTAATGATGCTGGATTTGGTCACATAGAACAAGCAGCACGAAATCGAACTGTCTTCGCTCCAAATGATTGGTAGAGAATAATACTAACTacaaggaaaacaaacaaattccTGTTAGAAAGAACGGAAGGTAATGAGTTTCAGAGTATTAATAATTTGACAAAGGCagcaacaaaacgaaaaaaaatgtaaatgaagacAATGTGAACCGGTTGAAAATACAGCGGCTACATTTTGATAAGGAATAGGAGTATTCTGTCCTGTACAAATACACACTGAATGAAGACATGCCGTTTGAAGAGCTTTTGGCGAAACCTATCAAACAGGGTTGATCTCGTAGCCTTGCTCTGACTGACCAAGAAAAACTATACAAAGGTCGACAAGCTATACCCGTTCTTAAGAAGAGCGACTTTTCGAATTTGataagatacactacgtgatcaaaagtatccggacacctggctgaaaatgacttacaagttcgtggcgccctccatcggtaatgctggaattcaatatggtgttggccgacgattagccttgatgacagcttccactctcgcatgcatatgttcagtcaggtgctggaggtttcttggggaacggcagccaattcttcacgaggtgctgcactgaggagaggtatcgatgctggtctgtgaggcctggcacaaagtcggcgatccaaaacatccaaaaggtgttctatatgattcaggtcaagactctgtgcaggctagtccattgcagggatgttattgtcgtgtaaccactccgccacaggccgtgcattatgaacaggtgctcgatcgtgttgaaagatgcagtcgcatccccgaaatgctcttcaacagtgggaagcaagaaggttcttaaaacatcaatgtaggcctgcgctgttaTAATGCCAAGCAAAAaatcaaggggtgcaagtcccctccatgaaaaaaacgaccacatcgtaacaccaccacttccgaatttcactgttggcactacacactctggcagatgacattcaccgggcattcgtcatacgcAAACCctgctgccatcggatcgccacattatataccgtgattcgtcattccatacaacgtttttccactgttcaatcgtccaatgtttacgctccttacaccaagagaggcgtcgtttgggatttaccggcatgatgtgtggcttatgagcagccgctcgaccatgaaatccattttctcacctcccgcctaactgccatggTATttgcagtggccggccgcggtggccgagttgttctaggtgcttcagtcccaaaccgcgcgactgctgcggtcgcaggttcgaatcctgccacgggcatgggtgtgtgtgatgtccttaggttagttaggtttaagtagttctaagttctaggggactgatgacctcagatgttcagtcccatagtgctcagagccattttatttgcagtggatcctgatgcagttcggaatttctgagtgatggtctggataggtgtctgcctattacacattacgaacatcttcaactgtgggcggtcaCAGCCGAGGAGGttggcctgtacccttttgtgctgtgcgtgtcccttcacgttcccatttcaccatcacatcggaagcaatggacataaagatgtttagaaatatgaaaatctcgcgtactGGCTTATGacgcaagcgacacccaatcacccgaccacgttcgaagtccgtgagttccgcagagcgccccattctgctctctcatgatgtctaatgactactgaggtagctaatatggagtacatggcagtaggtggcagcacaatgcacctgatatgaaaaacgtatgttttgggggtgtccggatacttttgatcacaaagtgtacatcccccccctcacccccccccagTGAACCATGCTTTTTTTTAGAAACATAAGAAGCAATCAGAATCCACAAGACGTCGGCTTATCTCCTGACGCGATCTCtgaagagagcgaggaacaaataTGAGCTTAAAATGTGTGTCAGTTTTCGACTATGTTGTTATAAATGTGTTATTAAACGTAAATATCTTTTGGAAAATTTTTTTAATATCCGACCTCAGTTCGAAGTATGTCTTTTTTTGCATACCCAGTGGTGTAACTCTGTATTTCCCTGAAAGGAAAATACGTACAAATTACAAAGATCACAATTAAATGTTCTTTTTTAGTTTAAAAGGTTAATATAGTATGTAAACCATCAAAAACTTTCAATAAAGTTCCTCTCCTTGCTTCACTTGTGTATCTACAGTGTCAAACACAAAATCTTCATTATTGAATAAGTAGCTATTTTGACTTACACATCTATATTTCTCAGCCGTCCAACACTACTTGAATCAGAGTTGACTAAAGACTCAATTAAGTATAAAGTAAAAGATCCACAAATACATTGCTAATTGACCTCACACGACTGAGCAAGCTAAAAAGGCCCTGAAATAGATGGAGAACGTGCCTGGATACAACACAGTTATACTGTAATGGTGACAGTGCtcgagcaataaaaaaaaaaaaaaacaaaaaaaaagacaaaaaaaaaacacgcccATACAATATGAAGAAATAAAACGTGTAACTGAgttcgccggccattgtggccgagcgcttctaggcgcttcattctggagccgcgcgaccgctacggtcacaggttcgaatcctgcctcgggcatggatgtgtgtgttgtccttaagttagttaggtttaagtagttctaagttctaggggacttatgaccttagatgttaagccccatagtgctcagagccatttgaaccacaactgaGGTCGAGCAAGAAAGATATTGTCTTTTGACGGCACATAACATCAGAATGTGACAGACTACCTTAGCGGTGACATGGGGCCGTCGGTTGTCCGGAAGTAATCGTAATTGACAGTTGCCATTGTATTTCCAAATGGTCTGATTGTCGCAACCAGCTAGAGACCATTAACTGTTTCTCCGTGTAACTAGCAATCTGTTATCGACCTGCTAATATCCGTAACACTCAGCTAAACTGTCACAACACATCGCGTAAAAGGTAGGACCAGGAAGTGTGAAGGCTGATGACTGATGACTGTACCAGCCACAGGAAAACGTGAAGACGGCAGGAGAACTCGGGTCCCACTGAGGCAGCGCTCTTGCTGTAGGTCTCATTGAAAACCTTGGGTTTCGAAAACCTAACGGTGTTCATTCACACAATTTTGGGCAGGCTCCTTGGTTACGCAAGGTTGTTTCTCGCTTCTGCACACGGCCAGAACTGCTTTTCTGGTTACTAACTTCTGAATTAACCGCCATTATCACCGTCACACGTTATGGACAATGTATCTATACCAGCGAATCATTACAGTCGACTTTGTACCTCTTGTTCGACCTCGTGCCAAACGTGAAATGGCGAATCAAATTTTACTCAAACTTACGAGGGCTATTTgtaaagtaagatccgatcgggtacgaaatggaaaccacattgaaaatctgatgaagctctgcacaagtgtgttgggcagtgtctttagtatgctcgtcggtcgcgtcacgtcgctcttttcatctCTGAGAGCAGAGTGAGCAGAGCACGGAAAGATGTCTAGAAAGTAGTGTctaccgccaagtatgagggctagcgagagatttcacctgatgtcaTCCAGCTCACAtaaaatgtcatgcgtttctttattCATGGCAATTCTCGGGTGCAGTCTCCTGGGGCAGTGAAGAGTCTCCTGCAGCGTTTTTGTTGGAAAGTATTTGATCGCCGACAGTACAACCCGTAATTAGCTCCCCCCTGAGTTTCAGATCTACTCATATGAACTGttggctatggagacaacattttggcacagacaacgagcagcagaccagcgtagagatttGACGGAAAGCACAGTCGGCTGCCTTTTGTGACGTGGgtgctggaaagttggtacaacgctgctaCATATGTCTGCGCTATGCAGGGAAGTATCTGGAACGTGTTGCAAACTgtcacaaatgaaatattttttattttcacagtggtttccatttcgccaccgattggaccttactttctcAATAGCCCTGGCTATTACTTAATagtcggtcgctgtggccgagcggttctaggcgcttcagtctggaaccgcacgaccgctacggtcgcaggttcgaatcctgcctcgggcatggatgcgtgtgatgtccttaggttaattaggtttaagtagttctaagttctagcggactgatgactcagatgttaagtcccatagtgctcagagccaattacttAATATAGGAATACCATTAGTAGCCTCAAAGTTTTGTTACTCTCTGATTAGCGGCGATAATAATTTGCCACAGCTGAAAAGTTCGGCATCACAAAATTAATGAAAGACTCTAACGATTTACTGTAAGGATCGTACCTGAGTCACCAACGAAGTCATTCAAATGAAAGAAGAGTCCGTCAGGATGAACTCATTTCCCCCAAGCTGAGAGTTTCAAGAGACAGTTTGGGACAGGTAATAGGGCAATAACATTAATGACCGACAACGTTGTAGTTTGCGAGCTTCTAATGATGTCAGTTTGGCACATGGTTAGACAGATTATAAAACGAGTGAAGGAATGTTGGGGTTTGTACTGTAACAACGAGGCCGCTAGAGACGGTACAGAAGTTCAAATTGCATAAGGATGGGGATGGGATTCGGAACTACCTCGTCCTTCGTTttttacgatgatgatgatgatgatgatgatgtttggtttgtggggtgctcaactgcgcggttatcagcgcccgtacaaattccgaacctttgctcagcctaatctcgccactttcatgatgacaacacaaacacccaggcatctcgaggcagctgaaaatccctgaccccgccgggaatcgaacccggatcccggtgctcgggaagtgagaacgtggccgcgagaccacgagttgcggatatttattttttatgtaacttTAAATAATCTTAATAACGAATAACACTTGGCACAGCGTACGAGCTGAGAAAAGTTttattattcaggagaaagagcttgacaatttga
Encoded proteins:
- the LOC124594502 gene encoding glutathione S-transferase 1-like, whose amino-acid sequence is MAPPTLYSNALSTPSRFVRLIANIIGVELKIVNIKEITKEMRTPEMLEKFPQHKIPALEDNGLFISESRAIAMYLVSKYGKDDSLYPKDLNKRVLVDQRLFFDVDLYSKITQVFVPKFHGKQIEPNNIDKAKEGLETLDRMLDGKQWLAGDNVTIVDYSIANCLLSLELNPEAGVDPKTYPNIKQWLSRVETSNPKYVEHLREFRENVKQLLQRRNT